GGCGCCCATCCCCCTCCTCACCGGCATCGACCGCGGGTCCCAGCGAAACTGACACACAACCACGCCACGGGGTTTCCCCGGCGACCGTGCAGGGGCTCTCTCTTTGGCCTGCCCTCGACGCGAAACCACGCCTCTCGCCGGTCATTTGACAGCAATGTGTCAGTCACGTTAGACGCAAGCTGTCCGTGTACGTCATTGGTGAATTTCAGCGtcgattgattttttttttccggcAGCTACGCAAAATGGGGCGGGCACTAGTTCGAGGAGGGGTGCGAAAATTCTGTTCCATTATGAAATGCGTGTACTGGTGGCACACAAGGAGGAGAGCTAAAGAGAGTGACTCGAGTCGGAAGACAATTTGACACCCAGCAGAGGATCTGTaccttttacattttgggaaaggCGCGTTGTTAAATTCAAATGCAGtggaaataattttaattcGGTAGTGggattattgtttttgttatttgagGGTCACAGTCATCTGTACTGTCGAAGGAGTTTTCATACCAATTCATAGTAGCAAGCGTTAACAACACGGGGTCTCTGGGGCCCAGTTCCAGGGACACCAGAGGCAGGGTTAGCCCACTGGGTCAGCCCAGCCCCACCTACCGGTACGTCAGATCACTGTAGTACGAGGTGTTCTGCTGGCATCTGGAAAGGGTCGGAAAAAGAAGCTGACCAGTGCGTCTGGGTTGTTGCTATCCATCGTCGGTCCCGCCATCAGTCTCCCTTTAATATTTGCAGACAACAGAAATGGCCGACCCAACGAAAATACCCACATCAACCCTCAGCTAAATAAAAGATCTGATGGGAATTGTAACCAGATCATAGAGGAAATAATCTGAGCAACTCGTCCTGAGAACATGGCATTTGCTTAAAGTCCCTTCATGTTTAAAGATTTCCATagcctaacacacacacacacacacacaggaattaaaaacaaagcaccAAACGGATACATCGTTGTAATCAGACACAAGTAACTGTACTTTGGACATTTGGTTAACAATATTTCTAAACAAATGGTCCCAACAGCGCCATTGGTTTCCTGTCATGTCATGAGACTTCGCGGGCACTTTGGATTGGCCGTGGTGATAAAATGCCAACGTCATTTGTTGCAGGGACTTAGGGCTGAGATTagacagcaaaataaaagaatgtggGTTCACTTTGAAGCAAGAACAGGTTGAAAAGAGTGAGCTTTGTCAAGGAGATCATGGACATGGCGCTGATTATATGTGATACATTGGGATAATTATCCGATTAGTAATACAATGGCGTAGCAATAATTGACACAAGATAAACGCGATCTGTGCTTTAACGTCAGATGTCAAGTGACGTTATTTAATATTTACCGggagttttatctttttttttttcaaccagaCATGCACGTGCTAAAAACTGATATAACAGTTTTCCCAAAATAGTGGCCCATTTCCTGTTCCCCTTCTGGAATCTTCTCCGGTTACTGTGCTTTATAAACACACCCACTAGAATAATTAACGAAAGCAGGAAATGGCGTTAATAATTGAACGACACGTTACAGGTTTCCCAGGCCGCCGGGACAAACATGGTGAACAGATCATATTTCAATATTCTGCCACAGGGTTCGTTCGAGATGAGCAAGTTGTGCGCAGATTCGACAGCCGGTGTTTGGCGCGCAGTGCATGACGGTTAGTTTTTCTGTCCGAGCTCGCTCTGACGTCACGCACACATAGGTATCGGTAACCTCGTacgctgcagttttttttttctccaccgaCTTTACCTCAGGACTTGACGGGAAACTGCTGGCTCTCACCTGATCTAACAACTGACTGGTTCAGGTGTTATATCAAAAGTATGAGATTTTCTAGACGCGTTTGCTCTTTGGTTTAATGTGACATATTGTGGCTTTATTAGTCAATTTTCACTATGAAGAGAAATTCTGTGAACACAACTAATATTGTGATTTACAAGGATGAATATGTCGGTTTCTATTACAGATGGTTCACATATTGTGATGCACTGCTAATAATCTAGTTCTATAGCAAACGAAATAAACAATGCGGTAAagtattaaaatacaaaatgttgctCAATGGGATGTGAAGATTCTGAGTGTTCAGTGAGGACAATGATGAAAATGTcttgtggttgttgtttgtaCCCTGGTGTTTCGCATTTATGTAGTTTCAGAATGACATGGTGATTTACCAGTGAGTCATATGGAGGTTAACCCATAAACAAACATCACCAGTGTCCCTGTGAGATAAAACAAAGTGATATGTAGAGATTCCTCACGCCATGTGGCCATTCTAAACCGAGCTTTCCAACCCTCCCCTGCAACACTTTGACCTTAAAAGCTTCAGCACATCCTTTTGATCTGCAGTCAGCTACAATACCATTCAGGACAATTCAGTTACTTTATCTGGGGGGGATTCTGAGCTCTGTAGCTTAAAGCTCTCACAGAAATGACTAATAGGAAGTATCCTCCAGACACGTTTCTACCATTTACAAAGGTGAAGAATTCTAATGGTttttgaaaatatacatttaatattcCTTGCATGGCACTGCCAGTTGCTCCAAACAAAACCACTGACATTAAGCAAAGAATTCTCAGAGTGGCAGCTCATGGCCATAAGTATTTGTCAGTGAGGACGTGACAACTTTTTCCACATCATTCTTTATTAGGATTATTAGTGTGCAGGATATTTAGTCCAGAACAATTTTCATAAGCACAAAAACTGCATTCTCTCAAGCTGTACGTGTATGAAACTATTACCAACTATCCACCACAGGCTTTCAGAGTGCATAAAGTTAGGCCCAGCACAGACCTTTAAGTACATGACCTTTTGGCTCCACAAAACTTCTCAACCACAATAACACTCTACTAATAAATCCACCATGTACAACTTTGGATTCTGTCCCCTTTTGcataaagaaaagaacaacacaaCAAAGTCCAGTAACTGTGCATACTGTTTGGGATGGCACAtcacagaatatacagtatatgaccCTAACAGGCATGTGTATACAAAATCAAAATATAGCCATTTATCAATAAGTAGTGTCAATGAACAGGGATCTTGTCATAGAACAGGGATCTTTGGGAGAACATACAGACAAAATCATTGAAACATCAAAAATGATTGACACATAAGTTACCCTTCAATCAGGAGTCCAAAAGAAGAACACTACGTTTGCTAAGGGTATGATGCTAATTACATTATGTATCAGTCTACAGTACACAGCCCATCGAATAGGTCTAACTACAATATTACAAAACTTTAAtttgatttctcttttttcctcctcttttggCTGCAATTTTAGCTTGGTACCAATAAGGTCTTAACATAAGTCTTAAAACACACTAGAAACAAGGTGTGTTAGAAAATTCTTTAAGAACCTAATGTGACTCCTGTAAGTAgatagcaatttaaaaaaaaaaaaaaaaaaaaaaaaagcaactggaATCACtggaaaaagacatttgaaCTGCTTTTTTCTCATTGCTTGTGAGGAACCAGTCTTTCTCCCCTCCTGCTCTCAACAACCAAGTAAGTGACtcagatgaaaaatgaaagggaataGCTGAGAGTGTCTGATATCTGGTGTTGGGACATGTCTTGTTTTCCCTTATTCTTTAGctcttatttttgttatttttttttttaaaaggttgttACGCTCTTGCAATACTCTCCCTGTCGCTGGGAAATGCCTCCATCTGCTGGTTGCACCTTGCTACTGCAGAGCCATGCCTCCTCACTATGGGGCTGAGCCCCTCAGAGCAGCTTCAGACTTCCAGTGACATTGttcaccacctcctcctcacccATGATGGCCAGAACAGTGCGGGACCCAGCCTCCACCTGCCAAAGACAAGAAGGATTGGTTTAGCACTGGTTCCTCTGAAACACAACTGCGATCTTTGAAAATGGCATGTTTCCCTCACCTGGGTAAGACCTGCATCTTGGACCAGGTAAGTAGGCAGATTGAGACTCATGGCCAGGGCCTGCAGCTCCAACAGATGAGCCACATTAGTGCCTTGCACTACCACCTTCTTTGCTCTGTAACAACacagtaaaattacttttttattactgACAATAACGACTGAATTAGATATGgaaacttattttatttgtaaaataaattaagtctTTACATTTCCCCCTTTGACATATCCAAATGTCCTTGGCTTAGACACTGAATACTAACTTAGTTGATCCaggtgagtgcaggccagctacatagcaagtgtgagtgtgtgtaagaaTGTGAGTTTAAATGGTTGAACAGGAgtgaatatacatttatataacgTTGAAATGTGCACAGTTTCAGTGTAAATCGTTATATTAATTTAGCCTATTAAAGCTGGGTGCCAATAACTGCTTCTGCTTCAGACGTGGCTCCAAATCAGTAAAGTAtcctgttgtgtttctgtggttACTCAAATTTACTCCACTGAACCTTTTATTAATGTCCTCAGTTTAGCTGAGCTCTCCATAGCTCTACAACCATAAACAAACATGGCAGAATGGCTGAAGTCAAAACTATGTCAAAATGTGGTATTTGGATAAGGATACTGacaaaaaagggggaaacaggactttttaaaatatttctctcatGTCCAACATGCTGAAGTAAGTAGCTTAAGTAAGATTTGGTGACTGGAGGCCAAAGGCCCAATGAAAGCCATTAACATAAATCTACAGACAAACAAGCTCATCCAGGctacagactgacagacactaaacaTGAGTAAAGGAGATTCACTgtgggttttagtgtctgtaggATCACTGTTGACAATAACAATAGTTACGTTTACTGTGCAAAGTTGCAAATCAAAGTGTCTAAAGAGACATCATGTACCTGTCTGTCATGATAATATTAGgctataaattatttttaaattaaattactttaaattattaaaagttttCCGAGAGAGAACtactacatacatttttttttaaattaaaaatcgACACTaaatctgaaacaaaaatgcacagtgTCCAAACTACACATACAGCGTATCTAACATGTCTGCTAAAGTTTCACCTTTAGCAACCGTCAACATCCTTTAAGCCGGACGCCCATCCTgccccaaccctcccatttaATCCGGGGACATCCGGCGTGAAAACCAATGCTAAATCAATGTGTGAACCcctaaaaagacaaaccaaaaGCCACTGACTTTGACCCAACTTTTAAGATCTGCCCACATATTTTTAATAGGGTGGAGGTCAGAACTTTGGATGGTCTTTCATGTTGACCTGTTTCACCCATTTCATGTGTTTGGAGTCACTGTCTTGTTGGAAGTGTGTCTAAGGTTCAACCATCTAGCTGATAGTTTGACGAATTCTGAGCTAATCCTCCTTCTAGCAGCAAAACAGCCCGACAGCATAATGCTACCACTACCCTGCTTAACAGAAGTTACAGAGTTTGACTCACACGACTATAAAACCGTTAGAaggtttctgtctttgtccacGGCGTGGTCAGCTAAAAATATTAGTCGCGCTTTAAGGTGTTGATTATGTTGCAGGGGCTTCTTTCTTGGTCAGTAGCCTTTCAGTCCATGGAGGCATAAAACTCACTGATGAAAGAGCTCTGCCATGATGATTCTAGGATTGTTCCTGACCATCCAAACCAATGTCCTCTCTACTACATGACATGCTTTGGGTCTACTTCTACACCTTGGGAAGAGGTTGGCATCTCAATAACACGCATTTATGTATTGTTTGAACTAATGATTGTGAGATCTGCAGCTGTTTAGAAATGACTCCAAGTGACATTTCTGACTTGTGTCTACACCTCTTTATCAGATGTGCAGAAAGCTAACTGGTGGTCAATCCAGTCAGTGCTGTCAAACAATGTTGGCACAGAGAAGCCAGCTGTAGTGACTCGTAATGGGATTGTTTGCGAAGCTATGGGAGCCATCATGTCTAAGATGAGTGTATGACTGCCGGCTGTACACCAAACACTTACTGCATTTGTTACCTTTGATTAAGTGAACCCAGATTCAGATTTAAGAAAGTGATCAAAAGCCCATCCATATACGCAAGGGCATCTTTCACTAACTCACCCGCGGTTGTCCCACTTCCAGGCCATCTCCCTCCAGCTGTTCTTTTCTTGTAGAGCCTGATACAAGCCCACAGCAGCGTGGCCAACTTGGGCTGCCACCTGCACGGACACACAGCTAGAGTTCACCTGAACAGTAATCTTAATTGTCAgctgtacaaaacaaaaattgcttccatttgctgtttttttggcCAGGTGGATATAAAGTCACACACATCTTAGTCATCGTGTTATCTGGTGGAAAGTTactgaacttaaaaaaagaaaacctttaacattttccaaaactgAAGACAGGCATTgtgtaataacaaaaacacactacAAAGTTTCCATGTTTTCTGTCAGTGGAGCAGCAAATCACCATAGAGCTAATGCTAAACATTAGGAAGACACCGTCTTTATTAGCCGTGCACATGAATACAGTGCATAGTCCACACTGACATTAATGGCCTTACCTTTCCTACACCCATAGCAAGGTCCATGTTCACCACAAACACCATCTTGTACATAAGGTCATCATCTCCCACCTCCTACAGGTCAGTGAGGGGACAAGAAGAGATACTGAGATTTTGACTTTGGAAAAACTCCCTAGGGTCTAATGTACCAAGGTGTACCTGTGGGGACTAAGGCTAGCTTATGGGCACCTCATTCTCCAGCTTGTTGAAGTAGTACATGGCCGCCTCTTCGGCAGACACGTTCCGAGTGTGCTGTAGAGCCTGAAGAGGTGAGAAATAATGGAGAAGGGCAGAGAACGAATGAGTGAAGAGTAGTGTGATCATGTCTGCTATACGTTTGGCTACTTCATACAAATTTAATTAAACCTCGTGTTTTACAGTTTGCTGAATTAGTCTGCTCAGCTAAACTGAAATTATTGATTAGGATATTGGTGGTTTTTAGCTTTTGGATGTGGCCGAACTTTAAACGAGATGTCAATGCTGTCAAACGCAAAGTGCTGAAACATGCCACAAAAATTCCCCAATACCAGTCACCTGTTTATCATAAGGtcactttttcttttagctACGTTCTGGACCTGATTTGTTAAGTCAACCCTTGTATAAAACTTCCCTGGGGACATGTAGCATAAACcattttctgaaaatgatttaaatattcTACAACTTTACTAGTATGTTATCAATATTATTTAACtcaatttgtatatttattgtatatataataattagatGTGCGGAAGTTGTGGGTCTTGGTGATGAATGCCTCCTTTTTTGCGATTACATAACACAAATATAAAGGACGAAGAAAACAGCAACACTCAatgtcacaaaaataaatgaatgttgatGCCGAAACAAGATGTCCACTCTGGATGTACCGTCCCACCTGCTTGGCTGCCTCCTCCGGGATGTCCAACTCTCTGAGCTGCTGCAGAAACAAAGGGTTGACGTCCTGGGAGCAGGAGTCTGGGCCTGATTGCTCTGATGGCTCCATCTCTGACTGCAATCTGGGGGGAAAATAAAAAGCCACATTAGTAGGATGCAACAGTCAAGATAACCCATTTGATTACATCATCAGATTTAATTAACGGTGCTTCCCGAATCCTGCTACTTTTACGACCGGACCAAAAGCAAGTGGCGATCTGTGCGGATTTCGCCCCATCTGTAAAAACGGAACCGAGCCGAACGTACAGGTGGAGACCAAAGAAGGACATAACGCACCCGATTCAGAATCAAGTCTCTTAATAACGACGCAAAGGAAAACGATTCAATCTAGGCCATGGTAAACTTGAACGAAGTGACGTTCTGTCGAGCGTGGACCAACAATTAGGGAGATTCCTAAAAGCGCAGCCGCCCTACAGACACCCACAAAACACGCTGCGAGTTACCGTTAGCGCCAACCGTGAACAACATGGTTACGCCTGCTCGTGCTGCGGAGCGGACAGCGTCGAAACACGCAGCTAGCGATAGCAACGCTAGCTTTGCGTTTACGCTAACAACTTAGTGTTGGGCTAAATTCACTACCGTTAACATACTGCTCACACAGCACGTCGGGATGCTTTACATAATTAACAGCCAAGCAATAATCTAAGAGCATCTATTTTACTGAGATGATGATTTTTAACTGCACTAGCTAACATTAGCCGCAGCCCAGCAAGTTGCCTGTGGTTAGCTTACCTGTTCTGTATCGCTTGCCCGacgaaagcaacaaagacttccCTGCGAATCCGTAAACCTTTGTGTCGAAGATATGAATATTggtatatgttttttattttttttttacctacaaCGGCTAATTTCCTATTTTACTGTTATTGCATCCAATGCGATTCCCGTCTTGTACCGACTTCTGCGCTAACGTCAACGCTGCTCCATTTGGTCCACGACGCTGCTTCCGACTCGCAGTTTCGGATTCACAAGTTTAAAGGGCAACTTGCAGTTCAGAGCGTGTCTTTTGCTTtcggaaaaaaataataataaacccatctgtcatttttaaagataat
This genomic interval from Channa argus isolate prfri chromosome 5, Channa argus male v1.0, whole genome shotgun sequence contains the following:
- the si:dkey-19e4.5 gene encoding UBA_like_SF and PTH2 domain-containing protein, which encodes MEPSEQSGPDSCSQDVNPLFLQQLRELDIPEEAAKQALQHTRNVSAEEAAMYYFNKLENEEVGDDDLMYKMVFVVNMDLAMGVGKVAAQVGHAAVGLYQALQEKNSWREMAWKWDNRGAKKVVVQGTNVAHLLELQALAMSLNLPTYLVQDAGLTQVEAGSRTVLAIMGEEEVVNNVTGSLKLL